The window CGCGGCCGCCTTGCCCCGGAACGGCTTCGTCCCCAGCAGTTTCGCACGGGCGAGCGTGCATGTCGCCGGTGACGGCGCACAAGGCCACGCCTCCATGGATGATCACTCGAGTGCCGTAGATGACTATGGCCTCGGCTTTGAGAATGGCCGCAGGGCGAGCGAAGAAGCATTTTCTGTCGAACGAACCGCACTTCTGTCGCTTCTAGAAAAAGCCAATGCTTTGCGACCTGAGCCCAGCGAAGAACTTGCCCTGCTGATTGGAGAAACTGTCTATCGGCTGGTCTCGGACATAGTGGGTCAAGTCAATGTTGATCGCGACTGCCTGGCTCGCCGCGCGAACGCGGCAGCTGCCATAGTAGCCGAATGCGACAATGCTCGGACCTTGTGCGTCAATCCGGAAGACATCAAATTGCTGGATGGCCTCGAAACAAACCTGACCATTGTCGGCGACCCGTCTCTCCCGCGTGGCGATCTGCGGATCGATTGCTCGGCCGGGTGGATCGAGCATGGAACATCGCTTTATCTCGAAGCACTCCGCAGCGAGCTCTGCCTGTCGGAGCCAGGCGCATGAGCAGCCGTCTGATGAGATCGGCTGAGGCACTTATCAGCCAGACAAATATTGCATCGGCAGCCCCGCGGCGCGTCGGAACACTCGTTGCACACGAGGGGCTGATGCTCGAGGTCGAAGGCTTTGGGCAGCCCCTGGGATCAACAGCGAAAGTCATTTCAACCGCGCACGCGCCGGTGCGCGGCGAGGTGGTGGGCTTTCGCGGCAATCGCAGCATCATCCTGCCATTTGATGGCGACGTCCCCTATGTCGCCGGGAGCCGCGTTCTGCCGGATGGCGATGGCGGGCTCGCCACTTGTGGTTCAGGCTTGCTTGGGCGTGTGGTTGATGCACACGGCGACCCGCTCGACGGGCGCGGTCCGATCACAAGCCGGTTCTCATGGCCCCTCGCTGGTCGACGCGCCAACCCGCTGCAACGCGGACGCGTGACACGGGCACTCGACATGGGTGTGCGCAGCATCAATGGCCTGCTGACAATTGGCCAAGGACAGCGCGTAGCCATCATTGCAGGGTCCGGCGTCGGCAAGTCGGTCCTCATGGGCCAAATGCTTGCTGGCGCTGAATGCGACGTCATGGTCGTTGGGCTGGTCGGTGAACGCAGCCGTGAAGTGAGCGACTTTCTCGAAACAAAACTGACACCGTCCATGCGCGCGCGTACGGCTGTTGTTGCAGTTCCGGCTGATCACCCGCCTCTGCTTCGGCTTCGGGCCGCGATGCGCGCGACGGCCATTGCCGAATATTTTCGCAATGACGGCAAGAATGTCTTCTTGCTGATCGACAGCTTGACACGAGTGGCCCATGCGCAGCGCGAAATCGGCCTTTCCCTCGGCGAACCGCCCACGATGAAGGGGTATCCACCCTCGGCTCTGGGCATCATTCCCCGGCTCGTCGAGCGCGCGGGGGCTGATCGCGTAACAGGAGGCTCAATCACTGCCATCTATACCGTCCTGGCTGACGGCGGCGACAATGACGATCCCGTTGTCGATGCAGCACGCGCAATTGTCGATGGTCACATCGTGTTGTCGCGCAGCCTTTCCGAACAGGGAATCTACCCAGCAATTGACGTCTCGCGCTCGCTCTCGAGAACAATGGTCGATGTGATCGATCAGGACCATGCGGTTGCTGCGGCCCGCTTCCGGCAACTCTGGTCACTCTATGAAGAAAATCGTGATCTGCTCCTGATGGGTGCCTATGCCCCAGGAAATGATGCAGCCCTTGATGAAGCCATCAACCGACGCGCGGACATGCTTGGCTTTCTGCGGCAGGGAGCCTCGGAGACCGTCAGCTTTGATCGCTCGCGCTCGGAACTGATTTCAGGATTTGGTGCATGACAAGCCTTGCCGAACGTCGCTCGCGCATCGTCCGCGTTCGCCAGATGGAGCACCGCGTTGCCCGCGCCAAGCTCGCAAATGCCGAAGCCGCACTTGCAAATCTTGATCGCATTTCCGGTCGAATTTCAGGACTCAGAGCATCGTTGAAGCCTGATGCCGAGCGCACGACAGGCCTTGCATTGAAGTCGATGGCTGAAATGGCCCTGCGGCTCGATGCTGCCAAAGGCGACCTTGCAGCGCCAATCAGAGGCGCCGAGCATGATAGGGTCCGCTCGATAGCGGAAAGGCTTGCTGCAAAGACTCGCGAAGAAGGTGCGGAAAAGCTGCGCGAGCAGGCTTTGCGCAGCGAAAGTTATGAGCAGACCCGACGCGCGGATGCAAACCGGCCATTTCGGAAACGGCAGTCGGCTCTGGGAGGCGCAAAATGAACTTTGATCTCAGCCCAATGCAGCCTGCGGCGCCCGCACTAACTCCTTTTGCAGCTCTGGCTGGCATTTCATCTTCAGACGATTTTGCTGCGCTGCTGGACAGCAAGGCAGTTGATGGTGATGCACCTGAGCTGAAAACGGCAACGGGCGACGCCATCCCGACTGCCGCGCTCCAAAGTCCTGCAGCACCTGAAAAGGTTGAGCCGGTCAGCGCGCTGGCGGCGATCGCAAAGGCAGACGCTCTGGTCTCGCGGCTGACGCCTGCACCGCAAGCGGCCGAAGAACCGGAAAAGTCGGCTGAACCCCATCCCATGCCGACTGCCATTATCGAACCAACAAGGATCCGTGCGCAGGCAGACCTAGCGCGCAGCGAACGTAAAGAATCGCGCCACGATGGCAGACCCGTGCTGGATGAACGCTCTGGCGAAACCGAAGCAGACGAAGCTCCGCAGCCTGCACCGTGGGCATCCACAATCGCACAGACCACAGTTGAACTCATTGCTTTGCCGCTGGCAGCAGACTTGAATGCTGTTGCTCCGCCGGCATCACCGCCACTGGCCAAGGGCGAACTCTCCATAAACAGTCAGCCCCGCCAAGGAATGGCATCGCAAACTGGTGCCGCGCAGGCTCCCATTGGCAACAATACTACCGCACACGACCCTTTGCCGTTGGTCGAAACGCCAGAATCCCTTGACGATGCAATCACGCCAGTCGTGTTGCAGAAACCCGTCCTTGTGGATGAGCGCGAGATCGAGGGAGATGAGTCAGACCAGCAGGAATTGAGAAATGCGGCTCCGTCCCTCCTGAGTTCGCATGGACAACTGGCATCCGGTTCCAAGGTCGCTCCTCTTCGCGCGACCAGGATCGCTGAAATCGCAGTTGGCCTGGCAGATGCAAAGATCGACCCGGCACAACTGCAAGTCCAAGCCAGCACGCCAGATCCAGTAAACAAAGTGACGCACATGGGCGCCGCAATTGCGCCTGCCGATGCCCCGGCGCGCGGAACAGTTGTCGAACGGCAGCTGGATCTTATCCGCAATGAACAGTGGCTGGGTGAGCTTGCTCATGACATTGCCAGTACGGCGGGCAATGCTGACCGACTGTCTTTCCGATTGATGCCGCACCAGCTCGGCCGCCTCGATGTGGACGTATCGCGGTCGCACAATGGTTTGTCGTTGAGTATCCGGACCGAAAGCGATGGCGCGACAGCGATCCTCTCCTCGGCCCAGACGCGCCTGGCGGATGAAATTCGCGCGCAGGGCGTCAAGCTGGCCGACATGCAGATGTTTTCTGGCGATACGCGGCAGTCGCCCGGCCAGGAAGGCTATACGCGCCAAGCGCCGCTGATCGAGACATTTCTTTCATCCAATGAGACCGTTGACGTGCCCGAACCGGAGCAGCGCGACGGTCGATACGCGTAAGAACGGAGACGGGGCATGAGTACAAAGAAGGAAGCAGCAGCCAAAGGCGGCGAAGGCAAAAAACCTGGCAAGGCCAAGAAGCTGATCGTGTTGGGTCTCGCTGCAACCGTTCTGGTAGGTGTCGGCGCTGGCGCCGGCATCTATGCTGGTATTGGTCAGGGAGAGGCTAAAGAAAAGGAAGATCCCAATCGACCGAAGCTGGTCTTGCGGAGCGAGGAGCCAGAAGAGCAGAGCTCGGAAGGTGGAGAAGAGAAAGAGCCGGCGCCCAAAATCGGAACAGTTTCCGTCGCCAATGATCGCGCTCCCGTCGACCCTCGTAAATATGAGGTCACCTATTTCCCGATCGAACAGCAATTCACTGCCAATCTTTCCGACGGCAGCGGGTTCGCGCAGCTCGGTATCAGCCTCTCAACATATTATGACAGCCGTGTCATAGCGAACATCAAGCGCCAGATCGTTCCGATCCGCTCAGCCGTGCTGATGACGCTCTCGGTTCAGGACTCAACTGTCCTTTCAACACCGGAGGGTCGCCAACTTTTTCAGCGCCAGTTGACCAGAGCAATCAATCAGGTCCTGCGCGAAAAGGAAGGCTTCGGCGGCATCGACAACGTCTATTTCACGAATCTGGTGATCCAGTGAAGACTGAAACTGCATCACCGCCGACGACACCGGCAACACTCTTTCGAGCTAGTGACGAGACCTTGGCATTTCCGGGCCTCGAGCGGGTCGGATCGCAATTTGCCTTTGGCCTTGCCGACGTAATCGGTTCGAATGGCGGCATCGGCACGAAGGTTGTTTGTGGCGAAACGACAATTACCACCTTTGCGGAATGGCGCGACCGGGCCAGCATTCCACATGCGGTATGCCGCTTCCGCATGGCGCCGCTCAAGGGCGGTATGCTCCTTGCTGTTCCGCAGCCCTATATCAGTGAGCTTGTCGACCGCTTCTATGGTGGAGACGGCACTCTCCCAAGTCCACGCAAGGAACTGAGCGCAGCCGAAGAGCGCTATTTTACCAAACTTGGGGCGCTGGTCACCCCAATGCTGGCTGCAGCATGGGCGGAAATGGTCAAGATTGATCCGGTGGTCGCCAAGGTCGATCACAGCGGTTCGCAACCCACGCTGGTTCCCGATACACATCAGGTGGCTGTCCAGCATTTCACTGCGGAAAGCATGGACGGCAAGAAAATTGCCATCGACGTGGTCTTCCCGCTTTCGATGCTGCGTGCCGTGCCGCAGCTCGTTGCAGCGCCCGATGCGGAAGAAGCCGCGCAAGTCGATCCAGTTTGGCAATCCAATCTTTCGGATGCCGTTCTGCAGGTGCGCCTGCCTGTCAGGACCATCTTCGCCCGGCCTGAGCTGCCACTTTCGCAATTACTGACACTGCAACCAGGGGACATCATTCCTGTCTGCTTGCCTAACCAGGTTCCCGTCACCGTTGCCGGCCGTGTCTTTGCCCGCGGCAGCGTTGGAGACTCCAACGGCCGGACGGCCATCAAAATCGAACGCATTGAAGAAGGAAGTGCATCCTATGAGTGACATGTCCGAAGCGCCACGCACCTCAGATGGGGGATTTGCCTCCGTCAGGCCCGATCATAACTTCGACCTTCTTTCCGACGTCTCCCTGCGTATTTCGGTGGAAGTCGGTTCAACGTCAATGCGGCTGGCAGATCTGCTGAGCCTTGGCGAAGGCAGTGTCATCGAACTGGATCGTCAGGCGAATGACGCACTCGATATCTTCGCCAACGGGACGCTTATAGCGAAGGGCGAAATTGTGAACATGGATGGCCGATATGGTGTCCGGATCTCAGAAGTCGTCAGCGCCGGACGGCGTTTCGCAGGCCTGGAGCGGAGGTCCTGATGTTCGAATATATCCTGCGCCTCTTCATCCTCGTTCCGATGATCGGGGGGCTCGCCTGGGGGTCCCTCTGGCTGTGGCGCAAAGCCCAGATGGGCCTTCCAATGCAAGGTGGGTCGGTCCGCGCCGCGCAGATGATCGACGTCCTTCCGCTTGGCCCGGGCAGCAAGCTGGCCGTCGTCGCCTTTGGAGGCCGCGAGGTCCTGATTGCCGTGACGCGCACACAGATCACCTTGCTCGCCGAGGACACACGGGAGAATGCAGGTGCGTAAGGCACTCGTATTCGCTGGAACCGTGGGCCTGGCTCTTGCACTGACTGCAAGTCCAGCCCTGGCACAAACCACGCCCGGACTCGACAAGGCACTGACGACAATTGCCGGAGACGGCAAGCCGCTCTCCTTGTCGCTGCAAGTCCTGTTGCTGATGAGTTTGTTGACGGTCCTGCCGTCACTCATCCTGATGATGACCAGCTTCACACGGATCATCATCGTGCTTTCGATCCTGCGCCAGGCCCTTGGCCTGCAGCAGACGCCTCCGAACCAGGTTCTGGTTGGACTGAGCCTCTTTCTTTCGATGTTTGTCATGCAGCCCGTCCTTACCCAGATCAACAAGACGGCGGTCGAGCCTTATGGCCGAAATGAAGTGACACTGGAGGAAGGCATTGCACGGTCAGGCACTGCTCTTCACGGTTTCATGATGAAGCAAACGCGAAAATCTGATCTCAGCATGTTTGCAAACATCGCCAAGGCGCCAAAGTTCGAGAAGTCTGCGGACGTGCCTTTTTCGATCCTTCTGCCGGCCTTTGTGACGAGCGAGCTCAAGACAGCCTTTCAGATCGGCTTTCTGATCTTCCTGCCTTTTCTGGTGATCGACCTCATTGTGGCCTCGGCCCTCATGTCGCTTGGCATGATGATGCTATCCCCGTCGATCATATCGATGCCCTTCAAGCTGCTGCTGTTTGTGCTGGTCGATGGCTGGGCCCTGACGATGGGATCCCTCGCTTCTTCGTTCAACGGATAGCGCCATGGAAGCAGACTATTTCATTGGCGTTGCGCAGCAAGCCTTGTGGGTCCTAGCCCTTGGCGCTGCCCCGATCCTGATTCCGGCGCTCGTCGCCGGCGTCATTCTGGGCATGGTGCAAGCCGCAACCTCGATCAACGAGCAGACCCTGAGCTTCGTCCCCAAGCTCATCGTGGTCGCCATCTGTCTTGCTGTCTTCGGCGGCAGCATCATGATCCTTGTTGCGGACTTCACCCGCGAAATCTTCGCCCGCATTCCGGACATCGTAAGATAATGCCTGCCGGGTTTGCAGGGCTGGAACAGCAACTGCTGATCTGGATGCTGGCGATGATCCGGCCTGGCGCTGCGTTCCTCGCCGCTCCAATTTTCGGCGCGCCTCAGGTGCCAGTACAAGTCAGGCTGGTTCTGGCACTGGCCATTGGCGTTCCGGCTGCTGCGGTGTCCGGGATGGCATTGCCTGCCAATGGTATCGTCTCTTTCGACGGACTGATGCTGGTGCTACCTGAAGTCATCGCCGGACTCGCACTCGGCTTCGCAGTCCAGATCGGATTTTCGGCGGCAATGCTCGGTGGCGAGGCCATCAGTAACACAATGGGCCTGGGCTTTGCGGCCATGGCCAATCCGCTGGGCGGTCCGGCAAGCCCGGCCATCGGTCAATTGCTTTCAATGATGGGCCTCTTCCTGTTTCTCGGCTTCGGCGGCCATTTGACGCTGATCGGCATCATCGTGGACAGCTATCGCGCGCTCCCGCCGGGCCATGCCTGGCTGTCGGCCAAGGCAATAGGCGGACTGGTGCAGTTCGGCGGGCTTGTTTTCGCGGCAGGTCTTTCGATTGCCTTGCCGGTCGGCTTCGCGATGATCCTTGTTCAGCTGGTCATGGCAATGGTGGCACGCTCAACCCCCACCCTCAACCTCTTCGCCGTCGGCCTTCCGGCAACCCTGCTCGTCGGCCTTGTCCTGCTTGCGATGGCTGCGCCGGTCATGGCCGATTCGATAGCCAACGCGTTGAGGGCCGGGCTCGACATGTCGCAAACCCTTTCGCAGGGCAGCACACATGGCTGAGGGAGCCGATCGCGACCAGAGGACTGAGGCTCCTACACAAAAGCGCCGGGCCGATGCGGCGCGCAAGGGCGACGTTCTCCAGTCACGCGAACTGGGCACTGCGCTAGTCATGCTTGGGGGAGCAGCCTGGCTTGTATTCGCCGGCCCCTGGTTCATTCACGAATGCAGCAGGCTCCTCACGATGGGCCTGTCATTCGACAATCGCGATGTTACCGTCTTTGATCCCGCGACACTGACCACGCGTCTGGTTGGCACCACACTCATCCCACTCGCCCTCCTTTTTGGCATCACCATGCTCGCGGCCGTAGGTGCGCCGGCCATGCTGGGCTCGCTGGGATTTCGGTCTGGCGCCATTGCGTTCAAGGGGGATCGGCTGAATCCGATCAGCGGCTTCGGTCGCATCTTTGGCCTCAATGGCCTGGTCGAACTCGCAAAGGCGCTGGCAAAGGCAGCCGTGCTCGGGCTGCTTGGCTATTGGTTGGTGTCGCATGACATGCGCCATATCATGGGTCTCGGTGCCCAGGACATGCGCGAGGCCGCCAACACACTTGGCCACATGACGGTCAAGGCAGTCCTCTGGCTCGCATTGGGGCTGGCCCTGATTGCGGGGATCGATGTGCCCGTACAGATCGTTCGCCGTAACGGACGGCTCCGGATGACACGCCAGGAAGTCAAAGAGGAAATGCGACAGACAGAAGGTGCGCCAGAGCTCAAGCAGGCCATCCGCCAAAAGCAGCAATCCTTGCTGACTGGTTCGGCCCGCAAGGCCGTTACCGAAGCCAACGTCATCCTCACCAACCCGACGCATTTTGCGGTTGCCTTGCGCTATGACCCCAAAAAGGACTTTGCACCGATGGTCGTGGCGCGAGGCCGCGGCGAAACAGCACTCGCGATCCGGTCCCTCGCTGCCGAAAACAACGTGCCCACGCTTGAATATCCGCAACTGGCGCGTGCAATCTATTTCACCACGCGCGCGGGGCAGACCATTGCCGAGGATTTGTACGTCGCAGTCGCAACGATCCTTGCGTTTGTCTTCAACATTGATCGCGCCTTGGCCGAAGGCATTGCTCCACCAAAGATCGAAGTCCCGTCAGATAAGCAGTTCGATGAAAATGGAGTGCGCGATGCCAGCTAAACTCCATGCCCTTGCTGCCGTTCTTCTCTACAAAGGGAGCGACTGCTCATGATCGGATCAATTGCATCTGCGCTCGGCGCAGGCTCGGGTATCGACACCGTAAAACTCGTCGAGGATCTGGCTGCAGCATCGCGGGATCCAAAGGTCGAACAGTTCGACACGCGAGCAAGTGCCAACAAGGCGAAGATCAGCACCGTCGCTCAGGCGCGGTCCGATCTGGAGAGTTTTTCGACCACATTTGCAGGGCTCGTTGCCGGCGGCACACTTCAGTCTCAGCCCAATGTGGCAGACCAGACGGCCCTTTCGGCGGTCGCTGCCCCGGGCGTCCGCGCCGGAAACTTGTCGGCCGAAATCAGCGTCCAGCAGCTCGCCAAATCGCAAACGGTCTATTCCGCATACCTTCCCGCTGCGACCGACACAGTCGGTCAAGGTACAATGACGCTGACCGTGGGCGCACAGAGCTTCACAATTACCATTGGCGCCACAAATGACAGCCTGACTGGCCTTGCTGCCGCCATCAACACGGCAGCAAGCGGAGTCACGGCAAACATCATCACGGACGGGAATGGTTCGCGCATCGTCTTGAAGGGCCAATCTGGCGCTGCGGGCGCATTCACTCTCACACCCGATGTCGGAGCAGACCCGGCTCTCGGCCGTTTTGCTTATCCGGGAACCGGCACGGGCCTCACACTTGCTCAGGCTGCCCAGGATGCGCAATTCACGGTCGATGGCATTGCCTATACGCGCGCAAAAAACAGCTTCAGTGATGTCTTCCCAGGCATAACGCTGACTCTCAAAAAGGCCGCGCCCGGCGCCCCCATTGCCATCACGGGTGCACGCCCGACCGAGGCCTTGAGACAAACGCTGAGCGATTTTGTCTCGGTTTACAACACGCTCAAGAAGGACCTCGCAACCGCCCGCACGACCACCGGCGGGGACCAGTCTCTTCGCGCGCTTGAGGTGCAATTGACGGCTCTGATATCAAAAGCCGTGACAAGTGATCCTCAGATCAACAGCCTCACTGGTGTGGGGGTCTTCACCAATCGGGACGGCTCGATCAGTTTCAACTCCGCCAAATTCGAGGCTGCATTGGCGGCAAATCCCGATGCGGTCGAAGCGCTCTTCAGCCCAACCAGGGACGCAACCCATACGGTGATAACGGACCCGGGGCTTTCCGAAACACTCAAGTCATTGAAGGATGCAGCGACTGCAACGGGCGGCGTTCTGGCATCGGTCACAAGCCGCCTGCAAAAGGAAAGCCAGCTGATCGCGGACGCCCGCACCAAGATGGAAGCGCATGAGACCGCCTACAAGAACCGGCTCAAACGCCAATTCAGCGGCATGGACTCTCGCATCGCCGCGCTGAAAGCCACGCAAAGCTATCTCTCACAGCAGATTACGCTGTGGAGCAACCAGAAAAATTGACGGATCTGACTGGTGTATTCTCCCCCAAATCCGCTGCGCGCTCGCAACCGCTATCAGGTCCTTGACCTCAGCAGTCGCATGGAAGGGGCAAGCCCGCACAGGCTTGTTTCCATTCTGTATGAAGAGCTGCAGAACGCGCTGGATGGAGCAATCCGTGCGCGCGAAAACGGCCAGGAAATTGCCGCCAACTCACAAATGGCGCGCGCGAAATCCATACTGGCAGCTCTGGAGGCTGGGCTCGATTTCGATCGTGGCGGAACCCTTGCGACAACATTGTGCGGCATTTACCGAGCCATGCAGCGGCAGCTCGCCAATACTCCCAACGACCTTGAGAAGCTGAATGAAGTTCGCGCCGGTGTCGCGAATATCGCGGAGTCCTGGCGAGCATTGGTAGCCTGAAGCCAGGGGCTGGCGGATGAGGGCCACACTTATCCTATCGCTATGCGCCTTGATCGCCTGGCTGGGCTTCCCGGAAATGGCCAAGGGAACACCGACGCAAGCTGTTGCTCAAGCCTCGGCCCGCATCCTGCGGCCCGTCATTATTCGCACCGGCAAGGGTGCTGAAAGTCAGGTATTGCGTCCCTTGAAGCCTAAAGAACGAAAGTGCATCGAACCTGATGCATCGAACCTGCCGGGTTGCCGACTTATTGTGACAGATATCGAATGATCCGCAGCCTGGCTTCAGCGAGCTACAAAATGTGCATTGAGTTTAGCAGCTGCGATCAACACCATATTTGCGCATTTTCTCGATCAAGGTCGTGCGCTTCAGGGTCAGGAGCCGCGCGGCTTCGGAAATCACACCGTCGGCATTATCCAGAGCCATCTGGATACGTTCGAGTTCCATTGTCTCAAGCAGCATCTTTAGGTCGACAGGCATCGGTGCGGCGCTTTGCGCGGCCGGCTCGGGTTCTGTCCCGACAAGCTGGAGAGCTGGTGCCGGCTTAGAAATTCGATGTGGTGCCCGACCAAGCAATTGTTCGGCCTCTCGCGCACCGATCATCTCACCTGGATAAAGTATGTTTGCCCGCTCTACGACGTTGCGCAGCTCACGCACATTGCCCGGCCATTCATGGTCCATAAGGCGCGAAAGGGCTGACGGATCGAAACGCGCCCTTGCAGTGAGCGGGGCCTTTTCCTGAAAATGGTTGATGAGAAGAGGGATATCTTCCGCGCGGCTGGCGAGGCTTGGAACGTCAACGGGAATGACACCAAGGCGGAAATAGAGATCCTCTCGGAAGCGGCCTTCATCAATCGCAACAGACAGGTCCTGGTGCGTTGCCGAAATGATGCGCACATCAACGGGGAGTGTGCCGTTGCCTCCTACACGGGTGATAATGCCTTCCTCCAGGACACGGAGCAATTTGACTTGCATGTCGAACCGCATGTCGCCGATTTCGTCCAGGAAGAGCGTTCCCCCGTCCGCCTCTTCGAAACGTCCGATCCTGCGCATTGCTGCACCGGTAAAAGACCCTTTTTCATGGCCAAAGAGCTCGGACTCAATCAAGTCAACGGGTATCGCCCCGCAATTGATGGCGACGAACGGCTTGTCTGCCCGATCGCTCATGGCGTGGATCGATCTTGCAACCATTTCCTTGCCGGATCCTGACGGACCATTCAGCAGAATTGGAACGGATGCCCTCGCAACGCGCGAAATCATGTCCCGCAGTGAGGCAATCGTGTCAGATTGCCCAACAATCATCGGACCGACTTCGTTTGAAACCTGCTTTATTTTTTCGGCAACCGCCATTTGAGCCCCCAAGTGATCAACCATCTCTTTTTGAGAATTGATACCTCGAGTTGAGACATTCCTGGTTAATATTGGGTAAACTACTCTAATTACTCAAATGATCTTGGTTCAACATTAAATTCAATTATCGAACTATCTAAATCCACTATCGAACTATACTGACCGATTTATCCCTGATACCGCGAATTTATAGTTCATTTTCGCATCATGATCTGCGAATTTGCTGAATTGCTTCCATTATCGATGCTTTCATTTTTTTGCATCGCCTGCATGCTCCACCCCAGTGTCACGGACATTCTGCGATTACGCGGATCAAAGCGGTCCATTGGGTTGAACGGTTCGCGATCGGCGACCCCTTCTATTCTGGAGAAGCGCCGGGCATCCACGCCCTGCAAGACAAGCGCGCGCCGCGTAGCCTCTGCCCGTGCAGAAGACAGCGACCAATTGCTGAGATTCTGGTTGCGCGTATAGGGGGAGGCATCCGTATGTCCGCGGACGACAACCGCATTTGGCACCTCGTTTATGACCTGCGCTACGATACCGACCAGGCTGGAGGCTTCCGCCGTCAACTGGTCCGTGCCGACGAGAAACATGGCAAAGTCGGCGTCATCGACCAGATCGATGCGAAGGCCTTCCAAGGTCTCGACCAGTCTGACGCTACGGGCATAGCGGCGCATTGTCGGACTGTTGTTGAGGCGGGCCTGAAGCAGCTGCTTCATGGATGCGAACCGGGCCTCGTCATCCGCCTTTGACGACGTCGATTTCGGGCCACCCTTGGCATCCTTTGGGATGGTCAGAGAACGGGTTCCCGTTTGCGATGCCCTGTGGGGATAGTGATCAGGGTCGGTCAAAGAAGCGCCGCCGAACATGCCGTTGGACCCTGCACTCTCTTCCTTTTTCTGAACCAGTGTCGGCGAGAAATAGTCTGCAAGGGCCTTGCGCTGCTTTTCCGTGGTCGCACCGAGCAGCCACATCAGCAGGAAGAACGCCATCATCGCAGTCACAAAATCGGCGTAGGCAACCTTCCACGCACCGCCGTGGTGGCCGCCGTGTTTAACCTGATACACCTTTTTGACGATGATCGGTCGCGGCATATTGGGACGTTCGATCATCAGCGTCCCCGCATGCCGTCGAAGACTTCAGCGAAACTTGGCTGGTTGCTGTGCTCGATGCCGGACCGCGCAGCCTCTATCACCAGCGGCAGCGGATGACCATTCAGCGAAGCGACAATGATCTGCTTGACCACATGATAGATGGCAGCATCCGCAGCAATGACCTGCTTTGCACGGTTGGCAAACGGTCCGACGAGGCCGTACGAGAGCAGGACGCCCAGGAAGGTTCCGACCAGCGCCGACCCGATCATTCCGCCCAAGATTGCAGGGGGCTTGTCGATCGAACCCATGGTCTTCACGACGCCGAGCACCGCCGCAACGATGCCCAGTGCCGGCAGAGCGTCTGACAGCGTCTGCAGTGTTTCGGCAGGCTGTTCGGTATGATGCACATGGTTCTTGAT of the Aquisediminimonas profunda genome contains:
- the fliR gene encoding flagellar biosynthetic protein FliR, producing the protein MMPAGFAGLEQQLLIWMLAMIRPGAAFLAAPIFGAPQVPVQVRLVLALAIGVPAAAVSGMALPANGIVSFDGLMLVLPEVIAGLALGFAVQIGFSAAMLGGEAISNTMGLGFAAMANPLGGPASPAIGQLLSMMGLFLFLGFGGHLTLIGIIVDSYRALPPGHAWLSAKAIGGLVQFGGLVFAAGLSIALPVGFAMILVQLVMAMVARSTPTLNLFAVGLPATLLVGLVLLAMAAPVMADSIANALRAGLDMSQTLSQGSTHG
- the fliD gene encoding flagellar filament capping protein FliD encodes the protein MIGSIASALGAGSGIDTVKLVEDLAAASRDPKVEQFDTRASANKAKISTVAQARSDLESFSTTFAGLVAGGTLQSQPNVADQTALSAVAAPGVRAGNLSAEISVQQLAKSQTVYSAYLPAATDTVGQGTMTLTVGAQSFTITIGATNDSLTGLAAAINTAASGVTANIITDGNGSRIVLKGQSGAAGAFTLTPDVGADPALGRFAYPGTGTGLTLAQAAQDAQFTVDGIAYTRAKNSFSDVFPGITLTLKKAAPGAPIAITGARPTEALRQTLSDFVSVYNTLKKDLATARTTTGGDQSLRALEVQLTALISKAVTSDPQINSLTGVGVFTNRDGSISFNSAKFEAALAANPDAVEALFSPTRDATHTVITDPGLSETLKSLKDAATATGGVLASVTSRLQKESQLIADARTKMEAHETAYKNRLKRQFSGMDSRIAALKATQSYLSQQITLWSNQKN
- a CDS encoding sigma-54 interaction domain-containing protein, whose product is MAVAEKIKQVSNEVGPMIVGQSDTIASLRDMISRVARASVPILLNGPSGSGKEMVARSIHAMSDRADKPFVAINCGAIPVDLIESELFGHEKGSFTGAAMRRIGRFEEADGGTLFLDEIGDMRFDMQVKLLRVLEEGIITRVGGNGTLPVDVRIISATHQDLSVAIDEGRFREDLYFRLGVIPVDVPSLASRAEDIPLLINHFQEKAPLTARARFDPSALSRLMDHEWPGNVRELRNVVERANILYPGEMIGAREAEQLLGRAPHRISKPAPALQLVGTEPEPAAQSAAPMPVDLKMLLETMELERIQMALDNADGVISEAARLLTLKRTTLIEKMRKYGVDRSC
- the flhB gene encoding flagellar type III secretion system protein FlhB — translated: MAEGADRDQRTEAPTQKRRADAARKGDVLQSRELGTALVMLGGAAWLVFAGPWFIHECSRLLTMGLSFDNRDVTVFDPATLTTRLVGTTLIPLALLFGITMLAAVGAPAMLGSLGFRSGAIAFKGDRLNPISGFGRIFGLNGLVELAKALAKAAVLGLLGYWLVSHDMRHIMGLGAQDMREAANTLGHMTVKAVLWLALGLALIAGIDVPVQIVRRNGRLRMTRQEVKEEMRQTEGAPELKQAIRQKQQSLLTGSARKAVTEANVILTNPTHFAVALRYDPKKDFAPMVVARGRGETALAIRSLAAENNVPTLEYPQLARAIYFTTRAGQTIAEDLYVAVATILAFVFNIDRALAEGIAPPKIEVPSDKQFDENGVRDAS
- the fliS gene encoding flagellar export chaperone FliS, translating into MYSPPNPLRARNRYQVLDLSSRMEGASPHRLVSILYEELQNALDGAIRARENGQEIAANSQMARAKSILAALEAGLDFDRGGTLATTLCGIYRAMQRQLANTPNDLEKLNEVRAGVANIAESWRALVA
- the fliQ gene encoding flagellar biosynthesis protein FliQ — encoded protein: MEADYFIGVAQQALWVLALGAAPILIPALVAGVILGMVQAATSINEQTLSFVPKLIVVAICLAVFGGSIMILVADFTREIFARIPDIVR
- the fliP gene encoding flagellar type III secretion system pore protein FliP (The bacterial flagellar biogenesis protein FliP forms a type III secretion system (T3SS)-type pore required for flagellar assembly.), which encodes MQVRKALVFAGTVGLALALTASPALAQTTPGLDKALTTIAGDGKPLSLSLQVLLLMSLLTVLPSLILMMTSFTRIIIVLSILRQALGLQQTPPNQVLVGLSLFLSMFVMQPVLTQINKTAVEPYGRNEVTLEEGIARSGTALHGFMMKQTRKSDLSMFANIAKAPKFEKSADVPFSILLPAFVTSELKTAFQIGFLIFLPFLVIDLIVASALMSLGMMMLSPSIISMPFKLLLFVLVDGWALTMGSLASSFNG